A genome region from Fusarium musae strain F31 chromosome 5, whole genome shotgun sequence includes the following:
- a CDS encoding hypothetical protein (BUSCO:EOG092647CM~EggNog:ENOG41), with protein MSHPRIEEVSDSDFDSDPAEADIDDFADSDIMRRVEPSEAAPKTVPAAAAPPRQMPAIVPADAPAGGTMPASADRSAYADFQCLYPVYFDASRSRAEGRRVGAGLAVKDPLAREIANACSRLRLPTLFEPEKVHPKDWANPGRVKVGLKKTPGHPVKNKHHLYRLVAEHLRENPTTEDSPGLRVRIGGQLQPEAGKPYPKPAVPRGWKMGELVPYLSAAMTGGGVSENLFKDMMKEMQGGGDPMSALMGAQAGGGEESSSGGSKKKKDKKGKGKA; from the coding sequence ATGTCCCACCCAAGAATAGAAGAGGTGTCGGACAGCGACTTCGACTCTGACCCTGCCGAGGCCGATATCGATGACTTCGCCGACTCCGATATCATGCGCCGAGTCGAACCCTCCGAGGCCGCTCCTAAAACAGTTCCCGCTGCTgcagctcctcctcgtcagatGCCCGCCATCGTCCCCGCCGACGCCCCTGCTGGCGGTACCATGCCCGCCTCAGCCGATCGATCTGCCTACGCCGATTTCCAATGTCTCTACCCTGTCTACTTCGATGCATCACGATCCCGCGCAGAGGGCCGTCGTGTGGGTGCTGGACTCGCTGTGAAGGACCCCCTCGCGCGAGAGATCGCAAACGCCTGCTCGAGACTACGCCTACCAACACTCTTTGAGCCTGAAAAGGTGCATCCGAAGGATTGGGCGAATCCTGGCCGTGTCAAGGTCGGGCTGAAGAAGACGCCTGGTCACCctgtcaagaacaagcaTCATTTGTACCGTCTGGTTGCTGAACACTTGCGCGAGAACCCTACGACCGAAGACAGCCCCGGTCTGCGTGTCCGCATCGGAGGCCAGCTACAGCCCGAGGCTGGAAAACCCTATCCCAAGCCCGCTGTGCCGCGCGGGTGGAAGATGGGCGAGTTGGTACCATATCTAAGTGCTGCTATGACGGGTGGTGGTGTCTCTGAGAATCTTTTTAAGGAtatgatgaaggagatgcAGGGTGGCGGAGACCCAATGTCGGCTCTTATGGGTGCACAAGCAGGTGGCGGCGAAGAGAGCAGCAGTGGCGGtagtaagaagaagaaggataagaagggTAAGGGCAAAGCATAA
- the URA3 gene encoding orotidine 5'-phosphate decarboxylase (BUSCO:EOG09263Q7N) — protein MSPHPTLKATFASRAETATHPLSRHLYKLMDLKASNLCLSADVATARELLYFADKIGPSIVVLKTHYDMVAGWDFDPRTGTGAKLASLARKHGFLIFEDRKFGDIGNTVELQYTSGAARIIEWAHITNVNMVPGKASVASLAHAANRWLERYHYEVKTSISIGTPTASQLDEDSERSDNENQKDTPEPARADSGRKGSIVSTTTVTQQYESADSPRLVKTIPEGDETVFPGIDEAPIERGLLILAQMSSQGNFMNKEYTQACVEAAREHKNFVMGFVSQECLNTEPEDDFIHMTPGCQLPPEGADENEAIQGDGKGQQYNTPQKIIGIAGADIAIVGRGIIKASDPEDEAERYRSAAWKAYTERVR, from the coding sequence ATGTCGCCGCATCCTACCCTCAAGGCGACTTTCGCCAGTCGAGCTGAGACAGCTACCCATCCTCTCAGTCGACATCTCTACAAGCTCATGGACCTCAAGGCCTCGAATCTTTGCCTCAGCGCCGATGTCGCAACCGCTCGCGAACTACTCTACTTCGCCGACAAGATTGGTCCCTCCATCGTCGTTCTCAAGACGCATTATGACATGGTTGCCGGCTGGGACTTTGACCCTAGGACAGGCACTGGTGCCAAGCTCGCCTCACTAGCACGCAAGCATggtttcctcatcttcgaggATCGCAAGTTTGGTGATATTGGCAATACGGTCGAGTTGCAGTATACTAGCGGTGCTGCGCGCATCATCGAGTGGGCACATATTACCAATGTGAACATGGTTCCAGGCAAGGCCTCGGTTGCATCTCTGGCCCACGCTGCCAACCGATGGCTCGAGCGATACCACTACGAGGTCAAGACATCTATCAGTATTGGAACTCCCACTGCCAGCCAACTGGACGAGGATAGCGAGCGTTCAGACAACGAGAATCAGAAGGACACGCCGGAACCTGCTCGCGCTGACAGCGGTCGAAAAGGTAGCATTGtttccaccaccaccgtcACCCAACAGTACGAGTCGGCCGATTCACCACGTCTCGTCAAGACGATTCCTGAGGGCGATGAGACAGTATTCCCCGGCATCGATGAAGCGCCGATCGAGAGGGGCCTGCTTATCCTGGCACAGATGTCGAGTCAGGGCAACTTCATGAACAAGGAATATACGCAAGCATGTGTAGAGGCCGCACGGGAACACAAGAACTTCGTCATGGGCTTTGTCTCACAGGAATGCCTCAACACAGAACCCGAGGATGACTTCATCCACATGACCCCCGGCTGCCAATTGCCCCCTGAGGGCGcggatgagaatgaagccATCCAGGGCGACGGCAAGGGTCAACAGTACAACACGCCACAGAAGATCATTGGTATTGCCGGTGCGGACATTGCTATCGTTGGACGCGGGATCATCAAGGCAAGCGACCCcgaggatgaagctgagcGATATCGGTCCGCGGCATGGAAGGCTTACACGGAGCGGGTTCGTTAA
- a CDS encoding hypothetical protein (EggNog:ENOG41~BUSCO:EOG09264CP8) produces the protein MSPQTRRQAAKAQTPSDLEPEARSNDNGSANGVADASDDAPRENIFLFIPNIIGYARIVLAIASLYYMPLHPRTCSFLYSVSCLLDALDGYAARIYEQSTRFGAVLDMVTDRCTTACLIVFLSSAFPRWAIVFQGLIALDLASHYMHMYATLVVSGTNASHKSIDESKNWLLRLYYTNKNVLFALCALNELFFIALYLLCFSSPLVSPYLIKPIQTVGAELQAGAQVNTSILAQIFPDPFSPAALELARANKMDSTVPWIIAGVSFPFMFLKQFINCVQLYNASLGLAEIDLKTRREQGLPRPKPKTA, from the exons ATGAGCCCACAAACTCGACGACAGGCCGCAAAGGCCCAAACCCCTTCTGATTTGGAGCCTGAAGCTAGATCCAACGACAACGGGTCTGCCAACGGCGTCGCGGATGCTTCGGACGATGCCCCTCGCGAGAACATCTTCCTTTTCATCCCCAACATTATTG GCTACGCGCGCATCGTCCTTGCTATCGCGTCACTGTACTACATGCCCCTCCATCCTCGTACTTGCTCGTTCCTCTACAGCGTCTCATGTCTCCTCGATGCCCTCGATGGCTACGCCGCGCGTATCTACGAACAGTCCACTCGCTTCGGCGCTGTTCTAGACATGGTCACAGATCGCTGTACTACAGCCTGTCTTATtgtcttcctctcttctgCTTTCCCTCGATGGGCCATTGTTTTCCAGGGCTTGATtgctcttgaccttgccagCCACTACATGCATATGTATGCTACTCTTGTTGTCTCAGGCACCAACGCCAGCCACAAGAGCATTGATGAGAGCAAGAACTGGCTATTGCGCCTCTACTACACCAATAAG AATGTCCTGTTCGCCCTCTGCGCTCTCAAcgagctcttcttcatcgccctCTACCTCCTCTGCTTCTCATCTCCTCTTGTCTCGCCCTATCTCATCAAGCCAATCCAGACTGTCGGTGCCGAGCTTCAGGCTGGTGCTCAAGTCAACACTTCGATCCTCGCCCAAATCTTCCCCGACCCCTTCAGCCCTGCTGCCCTCGAGCTTGCGCGTGCGAACAAGATGGATTCTACAGTACCTTGGATAATTGCCGGGGTTAGCTTTCCATTTATGTTCCTCAAGCAGTTCATCAACTGCGTTCAGCTTTACAACGCCAGCTTGGGCCTCGCCGAGATCGATCTCAAGACTCGCCGAGAGCAAGGTCTCCCCCgccccaagcccaagacaGCTTAA
- a CDS encoding hypothetical protein (EggNog:ENOG41) codes for MFSRIKDKFSTKRSSSTENHTHLGMGNSNSNTKNNNNNNPFLDAPEEAPPTYESTQKTAPLLDVPRRAVSPAPSMSSITSAEDKYAFLSTFDTIFVIDDSGSMAGRSWTEVREALSTIAPICTSHDPDGIDVYFLNHRSQAAGTGVQAPGGYFQIRDANQVQRLFESVRPRGATPTGSRLHSILKPYVAHLSRRAANIDSTKPVNIIVITDGCPTDDPESIIVHHARKLDQIEAPPHQVGIQFFQVGNELGATKALRELDDDLADQGIRDMVDTATWNSTTSDNSKALTADGILKVVLGAVVRRLDRKSGRSSPQGRRH; via the coding sequence ATGTTCAGCCGTATCAAGGATAAGTTCTCAACCAAAAGGTCCTCCTCCACCGAGAATCACACTCATCTTGGCATGGGCAACTCAAACTCgaacaccaagaacaacaacaacaacaacccctTCCTCGATGCTCCCGAGGAGGCTCCTCCTACTTATGAGTCCACCCAAAAGACAGCTCCTCTTCTCGATGTTCCTCGGCGTGCAGTTTCACCAGCTCCTAGCATGTCGAGCATCACCAGTGCCGAAGATAAATATGCATTCCTCTCTACTTTCGATACCATCTTTGTCATTGACGACTCTGGATCCATGGCTGGTCGATCGTGGACGGAGGTTCGAGAGGCGCTAAGCACTATTGCCCCGATCTGTACTTCTCATGACCCCGATGGCATCGATGTCTATTTCCTGAACCATCGATCGCAAGCCGCCGGGACTGGAGTTCAAGCACCCGGAGGATATTTCCAGATCCGTGATGCCAACCAAGTCCAGCGTCTGTTCGAGTCGGTCCGTCCTCGCGGAGCAACACCAACTGGCTCTCGTCTTCACAGCATTCTCAAGCCCTACGTCGCCCATCTCTCCCGTCGTGCGGCCAACATCGACTCGACCAAGCCAgtcaacatcatcgtcatcaccgaCGGATGTCCTACGGACGACCCAGAGAGCATCATCGTTCACCACGCCAGGAAGCTTGACCAGATCGaggctcctcctcatcaagtTGGCATCCAGTTCTTCCAAGTTGGCAACGAACTTGGTGCCACTAAGGCTCTGCGTGAACTCGATGATGATCTCGCTGATCAGGGTATTCGCGATATGGTTGATACAGCAACTTGGAATTCCACCACTTCGGACAACAGTAAGGCTTTGACCGCAGATGGAATTCTCAAGGTTGTCCTTGGTGCTGTTGTGCGACGCTTGGATCGCAAGTCTGGGCGTAGCTCTCCTCAGGGCCGTCGCCACTAA
- a CDS encoding hypothetical protein (BUSCO:EOG09263KDI): MPGRTLPTFTRAEVEAHNSGDSCYVTIGNKVYDITDFVEDHPGGPEYILEYAGRDIEEILKDSDSHTHSDSAYEILDENLVGFLVSEKAVNGHANGKANGNVNAKLPNGEANGDANGSVHPRTGMSCAEDLSKDTDYNLDYKKNKFLDLNRPLFPQIWFGGFSKEFYLDQVHRPRHYKGGQSAPLFGNFLEPLSKTAWWVVPMVWLPCVAYGTWVASQGFDNQLYTLGYWAFGVFFWTIIEYVLHRFLFHLDYYLPDNRVGITLHFILHGIHHYLPMDKYRLVMPPTLFAALAAPFWKFAHAVLFHNWYAACAAYCGGIFGYVCYDLTHYFLHHQDLPLWYKELKKYHLAHHFLDYELGFGVTSKFWDSVFGTELIYNTKKTK, from the exons ATGCCTGGACGTACTCTACCGACTTTCACTCGCGCTGAGGTGGAAGCGCATAACTCTGGTGACTCCTGCTATGTCACCATCGGCAACAAGGTCTACGATATCACCGATTTTGTTGAGGATCATCCTGGCGGTCCCGAATATATTCTCGAATACGCCGGTCGCGATATCGAAGAGATCCTCAAAGATTCTGATTCTCATACACACTCTGACTCTGCCTACGAGATTCTCGATGAGAACCTTGTCGGATTTCTCGTTTCTGAGAAGGCTGTTAATGGACACGCCAATGGAAAGGCCAACGGCAACGTAAACGCAAAACTACCCAATGGTGAAGCCAACGGAGACGCAAATGGCTCCGTCCACCCCCGAACCGGAATGTCTTGCGCGGAGGACTTGAGCAAGGATACAGACTATAACTTGGActacaagaagaacaagttcCTCGACCTGAACCGACCTCTCTTCCCCCAGATCTGGTTCGGTGGTTTCTCCAAAGAATTCTATCTTGATCAGGTCCATCGCCCTCGCCACTACAAGGGAGGCCAGTCTGCGCCTCTGTTTGGCAACTTCCTCGAGCCTCTCTCCAAGACCGCCTGGTGGGTTGTTCCTATGGTCTGGCTGCCTTGTGTCGCGTACGGTACCTGggttgcttctcaaggttTCGATAACCAGCTCTACACCTTGGGCTACTGGGCATTTGGCGTTTTCTTCTGGACCATCATCGAATATGTCCTGCATCGCTTCCTGTTCCATCTTGACTA CTACCTGCCCGACAACCGTGTTGGAATCACGCTTCATTTCATACTTCACGGCATTCATCATTATCTGCCCATGGACAAGTATCGTCTTGTTATGCCTCCTACGCTCTTCGCTGCTTTGGCTGCTCCTTTCTGGAAGTTTGCACATGCTGTACTCTTCCACAACTGGTATGCTGCTTGTGCAGCTTACTGTGGCGGCATCTTTGGATACGTCTGCTACGATCTCACACATTACTTccttcaccaccaagaccttCCTCTGTGGTACAAGGAACTCAAGAAGTACCATCTTGCTCACCACTTCCTTGACTACGAACTCGGTTTCGGTGTGACGAGCAAGTTCTGGGACAGCGTGTTCGGTACGGAGCTGATCtacaacaccaagaagacgAAATAA